In Lates calcarifer isolate ASB-BC8 linkage group LG15, TLL_Latcal_v3, whole genome shotgun sequence, one genomic interval encodes:
- the selenbp1 gene encoding methanethiol oxidase isoform X2 — protein MKGPREEIVYLPCIYRNTDILKPDYLATVDVDPKSPTYCQVIHRLPMPNLRDELHHSGWNACSSCFGDASKKRNRLILPSLISSRVYVIDVGTNPRAPQMHKMVEPVDLYWKCNLANPHTSHCLANGQIMISCLGDPAGNGKGGFILLDGETFEVVGNFEHPGESAPFGYDFWYQPRHNVMISTEWGAPKALADGFNPAHVKEGHYGSSLHVWDWTTHRKLQTIDLGEEGAVPLEVRFLHDPSATEGYVGCALQSTVFRFYKTPKGDWAAEKVIGIPSKKVEGWVLPEMPGLITDILISLDDRFLYFSNWLHGDIRQYDITDRRNPRLVGQVFLGGSIVSDGPVKVLEDPENQPQPPPRIIQGRRIYGAPQMLQLSLDGRRLYVTTSLYSAWDKQFYPDMVKAGSVMMQMDVNTVDGGLSLNENFLVDFGKEPDGPVLAHELRYPGGDCTSDIWI, from the exons ATGAAGG GTCCTCGGGAGGAGATCGTCTACCTTCCCTGCATCTATCGCAACACTGACATCCTGAAACCTGACTACCTGGCTACTGTCGACGTCGACCCTAAATCCCCCACCTACTGCCAG GTGATCCACCGGCTGCCGATGCCGAACCTCCGTGACGAGCTGCATCACTCCGGTTGGAAcgcctgcagcagctgcttcgGAGATGCCTCCAAGAAGAGGAACCGTCTGATTCTGCCGTCGCTCATCTCGTCCAGAGTCTACGTGATCGATGTCGGGACCAATCCCAGAGCGCCGCAGATGCACAAG ATGGTGGAACCTGTGGATCTGTACTGGAAGTGTAACCTGGCAAACCCTCACACCTCCCACTGTCTGGCCAATGGTCAGATCATGATCAGCTGTCTGGGAGACCCGGCCGGAAATGGCAAGG GTGGTTTCATTCTGCTGGACGGTGAGACATTCGAGGTGGTCGGTAACTTTGAGCATCCGGGCGAATCAGCGCCCTTTGGATACGACTTCTGGTACCAACCTCGACACAATGTGATGATCAGCACTGAATGGGGGGCACCTAAAGCTCTGGCTGATGGTTTTAATCCAGCCCATGTCAAGGAAG gtCACTACGGCAGCTCCCTCCATGTCTGGGACTGGACCACCCACAGGAAGCTGCAGACCATCGATCTGGGTGAAGAGGGCGCCGTTCCTCTGGAGGTCCGTTTCCTCCATGACCCCAGCGCCACAGAGGGCTACGTGGGATGTGCTCTGCAATCCACTGTCTTCAGATTCTACAAAACACCA aAAGGTGACTGGGCGGCAGAGAAGGTGATCGGTATTCCCAGTAAAAAGGTGGAGGGATGGGTATTACCTGAGATGCCAG GTCTGATCACAGACATCCTCATCTCATTGGACGACCGTTTCCTCTACTTCAGTAATTGGCTGCACGGTGACATCAGACAGTATGACATCACAGACAGGAGGAACCCACGATTGGTCGGCCAG GTGTTTCTGGGAGGAAGTATCGTCAGTGACGGACCTGTCAAAGTCCTGGAGGATCCTGAGAACCAGCCACAGCCCCCCCCACGCATCATCCAG gggaGGCGTATCTATGGAGCTCCTCAGATGTTACAGCTGAGTTTGGACGGTCGGAGACTTTATGTGACGACTTCTCTGTACAGTGCCTGGGACAAACAGTTCTACCCCGACATGGTCAA GGCAGGCTCGGTGATGATGCAGATGGATGTGAACACTGTGGACGGAGGTCTCTCCCTGAATGAAAACTTCCTGGTGGATTTCGGTAAAGAACCTGACGGTCCGGTTCTGGCCCACGAGCTGAGGTACCCAGGAGGAGACTGTACGTCTGATATCTGGATTTAA
- the selenbp1 gene encoding methanethiol oxidase isoform X1: MASCSGCGPGYRSPLDAMKGPREEIVYLPCIYRNTDILKPDYLATVDVDPKSPTYCQVIHRLPMPNLRDELHHSGWNACSSCFGDASKKRNRLILPSLISSRVYVIDVGTNPRAPQMHKMVEPVDLYWKCNLANPHTSHCLANGQIMISCLGDPAGNGKGGFILLDGETFEVVGNFEHPGESAPFGYDFWYQPRHNVMISTEWGAPKALADGFNPAHVKEGHYGSSLHVWDWTTHRKLQTIDLGEEGAVPLEVRFLHDPSATEGYVGCALQSTVFRFYKTPKGDWAAEKVIGIPSKKVEGWVLPEMPGLITDILISLDDRFLYFSNWLHGDIRQYDITDRRNPRLVGQVFLGGSIVSDGPVKVLEDPENQPQPPPRIIQGRRIYGAPQMLQLSLDGRRLYVTTSLYSAWDKQFYPDMVKAGSVMMQMDVNTVDGGLSLNENFLVDFGKEPDGPVLAHELRYPGGDCTSDIWI; this comes from the exons ATGG ccAGCTGTTCAGGATGTGGACCGGGATACCGCAGCCCGCTGGACGCCATGAAGG GTCCTCGGGAGGAGATCGTCTACCTTCCCTGCATCTATCGCAACACTGACATCCTGAAACCTGACTACCTGGCTACTGTCGACGTCGACCCTAAATCCCCCACCTACTGCCAG GTGATCCACCGGCTGCCGATGCCGAACCTCCGTGACGAGCTGCATCACTCCGGTTGGAAcgcctgcagcagctgcttcgGAGATGCCTCCAAGAAGAGGAACCGTCTGATTCTGCCGTCGCTCATCTCGTCCAGAGTCTACGTGATCGATGTCGGGACCAATCCCAGAGCGCCGCAGATGCACAAG ATGGTGGAACCTGTGGATCTGTACTGGAAGTGTAACCTGGCAAACCCTCACACCTCCCACTGTCTGGCCAATGGTCAGATCATGATCAGCTGTCTGGGAGACCCGGCCGGAAATGGCAAGG GTGGTTTCATTCTGCTGGACGGTGAGACATTCGAGGTGGTCGGTAACTTTGAGCATCCGGGCGAATCAGCGCCCTTTGGATACGACTTCTGGTACCAACCTCGACACAATGTGATGATCAGCACTGAATGGGGGGCACCTAAAGCTCTGGCTGATGGTTTTAATCCAGCCCATGTCAAGGAAG gtCACTACGGCAGCTCCCTCCATGTCTGGGACTGGACCACCCACAGGAAGCTGCAGACCATCGATCTGGGTGAAGAGGGCGCCGTTCCTCTGGAGGTCCGTTTCCTCCATGACCCCAGCGCCACAGAGGGCTACGTGGGATGTGCTCTGCAATCCACTGTCTTCAGATTCTACAAAACACCA aAAGGTGACTGGGCGGCAGAGAAGGTGATCGGTATTCCCAGTAAAAAGGTGGAGGGATGGGTATTACCTGAGATGCCAG GTCTGATCACAGACATCCTCATCTCATTGGACGACCGTTTCCTCTACTTCAGTAATTGGCTGCACGGTGACATCAGACAGTATGACATCACAGACAGGAGGAACCCACGATTGGTCGGCCAG GTGTTTCTGGGAGGAAGTATCGTCAGTGACGGACCTGTCAAAGTCCTGGAGGATCCTGAGAACCAGCCACAGCCCCCCCCACGCATCATCCAG gggaGGCGTATCTATGGAGCTCCTCAGATGTTACAGCTGAGTTTGGACGGTCGGAGACTTTATGTGACGACTTCTCTGTACAGTGCCTGGGACAAACAGTTCTACCCCGACATGGTCAA GGCAGGCTCGGTGATGATGCAGATGGATGTGAACACTGTGGACGGAGGTCTCTCCCTGAATGAAAACTTCCTGGTGGATTTCGGTAAAGAACCTGACGGTCCGGTTCTGGCCCACGAGCTGAGGTACCCAGGAGGAGACTGTACGTCTGATATCTGGATTTAA
- the pogzb gene encoding LOW QUALITY PROTEIN: pogo transposable element with ZNF domain (The sequence of the model RefSeq protein was modified relative to this genomic sequence to represent the inferred CDS: deleted 1 base in 1 codon): protein MDTELFMECEEEELEPWQQVDDSVEEDEMDFTDTYGEPVEDSPSPLPACETPPPKTPPPVTPAPSAMPPPPPPPSVTSSSLPRLTAPSSPAVSAPPLMAQAQPLILTQTAGGTFLLPAAPGTGNAQPILLTTQGFPVQTVMKPGTPLLLNLQPGQTVQPLTLIQSSSLGQLVRPSVGVSPVLPQGQTVQTRPCPTPSRGPAHPGSAFTAMQLPATLTIRTSTPGPVNLQMTQVGRANLKLAGSPALPSGSANGVTRVTTFSSSKTPGSTPSITSPGVTSAPTSDPPRVVMSVEEFYYGTFEGDLSLRKPQPLGIKTSTFTCQICTHLAENNLRLMQHMLQHSELIGGGGGDERKCCRFCYRQFSSPAQLQTHQEQVHGPAFSSSMCRICEWAFENEPAFLNHMKSNHKPGEMPYICQVCSYRSSFYSDVLQHFASFHRDSRFLLCVFCLKVTRNPISYQQHLLRHQINQAFHCNRCRLQFVFLKDKMQHKLENHRSFRRPAQLEGLPPGSKVTIRTYGKLKPLMTSAGGRLLQTPSSLIQPIHIKTELLKSQVQRNSALPKCPRPSTKRPVSRRVHVNRTWSPDGDQLVCLECGTEASDFSAHYPTHVHCLLCPYSSCCSRAYAAHMIHHHVPRSKDKTLPLHKHPPPCRFLLLCSDCDFRPQSADQMADHLLTNPEHHSATCRTRTYTEPDIQFCHDEEQQPSEEKEPDQDKNLPDPSWRSADCWKQPTENDCAKSTIAPFMQDSGPRHYLARNSDAIDFFNLLFPGALVELITNETNAHAKTCQFLGFGYPDWVPVTTHEIKGFIGLVILMGIQNLPDPSHYWSWSHYDNSYTFYRAMSFKRFKQIATNIRMGSFATDEHRGTSNPRDSLHIFRPMLDILGGAMWTTYEPNCCLTIDRALLPSLEEESCRAKGNPKTQPQVWLLCDSKSGYCHRLFIQVGEKVGQEPGFTVVPELVKGLEDKHHQLYLASSLTSVPLMQKLLDQGIYASSSFPPPNPILPRELWEEGQLEKPGDFLQRQFGPLLATRWRDTKEMGCLSTNAAPGESDTVWRRSQTKVGGLDPISRPMAFRLLQENMRGVDICKQLLACNPLGGVPQDRHWRSLFWFLVNLSIVNAFIVLRESRKENPPAWVQDGLFIQVNFRKRLGNQLAKCAQKYFETMEIASSRGMRVEVADEPVKQRHRMAKISAISKRCRNCNMKSIRHESVYGCITCKANLCKQPCCFWEFHGLSPLNKGSTKVGFLKDRVSGAIEVEEVDDNMDEAMAPVEDMDFSDDERMDDLDDIDEETEVIQEEFRQEIKRPVSHLPSMTNSHAQPAAILSASKERDDFLTARQLRIALFALCDGLRQASRVFSTDTQLIRMWLKEAKKRLRYTEQEQKVHSDGRDRMVAWVLSMREQQLPITESNLFHKASTLKKKGGFSDSFRISYDWAVSFMLQQRLGIRTVGTAATLTRTLPASMEAKVKTFREFTQKIIQVHKLPENAVGAMDELCLFVDLRLVQDKSRRSEALELTGSLPLVTVYLTMLVDGTMLPSLVLVNRQLAGKILPQFILLEARPESLLVEEALDLWTNKVWLKHVCGLAQPSKSMLISDRHREHMGDQFLTSISGSGTLPAVIPGGCSFCLQPLEVCVKPVLQRFILLRWAKFTAGNPKQLEETSPHRLQANVAQLLFDWVVEALTHLNKLPQLLKTSFRLTGLLLKEEVEKEEEGTTSAKPEEIQLDLLRTLTETLLGAEALETSSPDLLELEDEEEQEGGLGPETSEEKQEVKEETEKEVKEDKKEECRQEDLEKDTKEEVTTVDEDSEDEGKETVEDRKEMNKERRETRIVIGEEVGDEWKIKSRTEGVEADREEEEDGMDKS from the exons ATGGATACAGAACTGTTCATggagtgtgaggaggaggagctggagccatGGCAACAGGTGGATGACAGCGTGGAGGAAGACGAGATGGACTTCACCGACACCTACGGAGAGccag ttGAAGATTCTCCGTCTCCTCTTCCTGCCTGTGAGACTCCACCCCCCAAAACTCCGCCCCCCGTCACGCCTGCTCCGTCAG cgatgcctcctcctcctcctcccccctctgtcacctcctcctctctcccccgcCTCACCGCCCCCTCCTCACCTGCCGTCTCGGCCCCACCCCTCATGGCTCAAGCTCAGCCTCTCATCCTGACGCAGACAGCAGGAGGGACGTTTCTCCTCCCAGCAGCCCCTGGGACAGGAAACGCCCAGCCCATCCTACTCACCACCCAG GGGTTCCCGGTGCAGACGGTGATGAAGCCTGGTACTCCTCTGCTCCTGAACCTGCAGCCGGGTCAGACGGTCCAGCCGCTCACCCTGATCCAGT CCTCGTCCTTGGGTCAGTTGGTACGTCCCAGTGTGGGTGTGTCCCCCGTCCTCCCCCAGGGTCAGACTGTCCAGACCAGACCGTGCCCCACCCCTTCCAGAGGCCCTGCCCATCCCGGCTCCGCCTTCACTGCCATGCAGCTGCCCGCCACGCTGACGATCCGCACCAGCACTCCAGGACCCG TTAACCTCCAGATGACCCAGGTGGGCAGAGCCAACCTGAAGCTGGCAGGTTCTCCTGCCCTCCCCTCTGGGTCGGCCAATGGAGTCACCAGAGTCACAACgttcagcagcagcaaga CTCCTGGCTCCACCCCCTCCATCACCTCCCCCGGTGTGACCTCAGCGCCGACCTCCGACCCCCCCCGGGTGGTGATGAGCGTGGAGGAGTTCTACTACGGAACGTTTGAAGGTGACCTGAGTCTGAGGAAACCACAGCCTCTGGGAATCAAGACCTCCACCTTCACCTGCCAGATCTGCACACACCTGGCTGAGAACAACCTGAG gttgaTGCAGCACATGCTCCAGCACTCGGAGCTGattggaggaggaggcggcgaTGAGAGGAAGTGCTGCAGATTCTGTTACCGACAGTTCTCGTCTCCGGCTCAGTTGCAGACCCACCAGGAGCAGGTGCATGGCCCCGCCTTCTCCTCCA gtaTGTGTCGTATTTGTGAGTGGGCGTTTGAGAACGAGCCGGCCTTCCTGAACCACATGAAGTCCAACCACAAACCGGGAGAGATGCCCTACATCTGTCAG GTGTGTTCGTACCGGTCGTCCTTCTACTCAGACGTCCTGCAGCACTTTGCCAGCTTCCACAGAGACTCTCGcttcctgctgtgtgttttctgcctgAAGGTGACGAGGAACCCCATCAGCTACCAGCAGCACCTGCTGAGACACCAG atCAACCAGGCCTTCCACTGTAACCGGTGTcgtcttcagtttgttttcctcaaagacaaaatgcaacacaaactgGAAAATCACCGCAGCTTCCGTCGACCCGCTCAGCTGGAGGGACTGCCGccggggtcaaag GTGACCATCAGGACCTATGGGAAGCTCAAGCCTCTGATGACATCAGCAGGTGGGCGGCTCCTCCAGACCCCATCCTCGCTCATCCAGCCGATCCACATCAAGACGGAGCTGCTGAAGTCTCAGGTCCAGAGAAACTCTGCCCTCCCCAAGTGCCCCCGTCCCTCCACCAAGAGACCGGTCAGCCGCAGAGTCCACGTCAACAG gacCTGGTCACCTGACGGAGACCAGTTGGTGTGTCTGGAGTGTGGAACCGAAGCCTCCGACTTCTCGGCTCATTACCCGACTCACGTCCACTGTCTGCTGTGTCcgtacagcagctgctgctccagagcCTACGCTGCCCACATGATACA tCATCACGTGCCGCGCTCCAAAGACAAAACTCTTCCTCTGCACAAACACCCTCCTCCATG CCGgttcctgctcctctgctccGACTGTGACTTCAGGCCTCAGTCGGCTGATCAGATGGCCGATCACCTGCTGACCAACCCGGAGCACCACAGCGCCACCTGTCGCACCCGga CGTACACTGAACCTGACATCCAGTTCTGCCACGATGAAGAGCAGCAACCCTCAGAAGAGAAGGAACCAGACCAGGACAAGAACTTGCCTGATCCGTCCTGGAGGTCTGCAGATTGTTGGAAACAGCCGACAGAGAACGACTGTGCCAAGTCCACCATTGCCCCGTTCATGCAGGACAGCGGGCCTCGTCACTACCTGGCCAGGAACAGCGACGCCATCGACTTCTTCAACCTGCTCTTCCCAGGAGCGCTGGTGGAGCTGATAACCAACGAAACCAACGCCCAT GCCAAAACCTGCCAGTTCCTGGGTTTCGGTTACCCAGACTGGGTCCCTGTCACCACACATGAGATCAAAGGTTTCATCGGTCTGGTCATTCTGATGGGGATCCAGAACCTGCCCGACCCATCACACTACTGGTCCTGGAGTCATTACGACAACAGCTACACCTTCTACAGAGCCATGAGCTTCAAACGTTTCAAGCAGATTGCTACCAACATCCGTATGGGCAGCTTCGCCACAGATGAGCATCGAGGAACCAGCAACCCACGGGACTCGCTGCACATCTTCAGACCGATGCTGGACATCCTGGGTGGAGCCATGTGGACCACTTATGAACCGAACTGTTGTCTGACCATCGACAGGGCGCTGCTGCccagcctggaggaggagagctgccgTGCTAAAGGCAACCCAAAAACCCAGCCTCAGGTGTGGCTGCTCTGTGACTCCAAGTCAGGCTACTGCCATCGCCTCTTCATCCAGGTGGGGGAGAAGGTGGGCCAGGAGCCGGGCTTCACTGTGGTGCCAGAGCTGGTGAAGGGTCTGGAGGACAAACACCACCAGCTCTACCTGGCCAGCTCCCTAACTTCTGTCCCACTCATGCAGAAGCTTCTGGACCAGGGCATCTATGCCTCCAGCTCCTTTCCTCCACCCAACCCCATCCTGCCCAGAGAGCTGTGGGAGGAGGGCCAGCTGGAGAAACCTGGGGACTTCCTGCAGAGGCAGTTTGGACCCCTGCTGGCCACCCGCTGGAGGGACACCAAAGAGATGGGCTGCCTCTCGACTAATGCAGCTCCCGGTGAATCGGACACTGTTTGGAGGAGATCTCAGACGAAAGTGGGTGGATTGGACCCCATCAGTCGCCCCATGGCTTTCCGCCTCCTGCAGGAGAACATGCGAGGAGTCGACATCTGCAAGCAGCTGCTGGCCTGCAACCCACTCGGAGGAGTCCCCCAGGACAGACACTGGCGCAGCCTCTTCTGGTTTCTGGTCAACCTGAGCATTGTTAACGCCTTCATTGTCCTGCGGGAGAGTCGCAAAGAGAACCCACCTGCCTGGGTCCAAGACGGCCTTTTTATTCAGGTCAACTTCCGCAAGCGTCTGGGAAACCAGCTCGCCAAGTGTGCCCAGAAATACTTTGAGACCATGGAGATTGCCAGTTCCCGAGGGATGAGGGTGGAGGTGGCAGATGAACCAGTTAAACAAAGACACAGGATGGCAAAGATCAGTGCCATCTCCAAGAGGTGCAGGAACTGCAATATGAAGAGCATCCGCCATGAGAGCGTGTACGGTTGCATCACCTGTAAGGCCAACCTCTGCAAACAGCCGTGCTGCTTCTGGGAGTTTCATGGCCTGTCACCTCTAAACAaag GATCAACCAAAGTTGGATTTCTCAAAGACAGAGTAAG TGGAGCCATCGAGGTGGAGGAGGTTGACGACAACATGGACGAGGCAATGGCCCCAGTGGAGGACATGGACTTTTCTGATGATGAGAGAATGGATGATCTGGATGACATTGATGAAGAAACTGAGGTTATTCAGGAAGAATTTAGACAAGAAATTAAACGCCCAGTGTCTCATCTGCCGTCAATGACAAACAGCCACGCCCAACCAGCAGCCATCTTGTCAGCCTCTAAAGAGCGTGATGATTTCCTCACCGCCCGTCAGCTGAGAATTGCCTTGTTCGCTCTATGTGACGGACTCCGCCAAGCCTCAAGGGTCTTTTCAACCGACACCCAGCTCATCCGGATGTGGCTGAAAGAGGCTAAGAAGCGTTTGAGGTACACTGAGCAGGAACAGAAGGTCCACAGCGACGGCAGGGATCGCATGGTGGCCTGGGTGCTCTCCATGCGTGAGCAGCAGCTTCCGATCACAGAGAGCAACCTCTTCCACAAAGCCTCCACCCTGAAGAAGAAGGGAGGTTTCAGCGACTCGTTCCGCATCTCCTACGACTGGGCGGTGAGCTTCATGCTGCAGCAGCGGCTGGGCATACGGACTGTCGGCACAGCAGCTACACTGACTCGAACCTTGCCGGCTTCTATGGAGGCCAAAGTCAAGACTTTCAGGGAGTTTACCCAGAAGATCATCCAGGTTCACAAGCTGCCAGAAAATGCTGTAGGTGCAATGGACGagctgtgtctctttgtggatTTGAGGTTAGTCCAGGACAAGTCTCGGCGCTCAGAGGCCCTGGAGCTCACTGGGTCTTTACCTCTCGTCACTGTGTACCTGACAATGCTGGTAGATGGTACCATGCTGCCGTCTCTGGTGCTTGTGAACAGGCAGCTGGCTGGTAAAATCCTGCCGCAGTTCATCCTGCTGGAGGCCCGGCCAGAGAGTCTCTTAGTAGAAGAAGCCTTGGATCTGTGGACTAACAAGGTCTGGCTAAAGCATGTGTGCGGTCTTGCTCAGCCCAGTAAATCAATGCTGATCTCAGACCGACACCGGGAGCACATGGGGGATCAGTTCCTTACCTCCATCAGTGGGTCCGGTACTCTCCCAGCAGTGATTCCAGGAGGTTGCTCCTTCTGTCTTCAGCCTCTGGAGGTTTGTGTGAAGCCGGTTCTGCAGCGTTTCATTCTGTTGCGTTGGGCAAAGTTCACCGCCGGAAACCCgaagcagctggaggagacGTCACCTCACCGGCTACAAGCAAATGTGGcccagctgctgtttgactggGTGGTCGAGGCCCtgacacatttaaacaaactCCCGCAGCTTCTGAAGACGTCATTTAGACTGACGGGTCTTCTTCtgaaagaggaggtggagaaggaggaggaggggacaaCAAGTGCGAAACCAGAGGAGATCCAGTTGGACCTCCTCAGGACCCTGACGGAGACTCTGCTGGGTGCTGAAGCTCTGGAAACCAGTTCTCCTGATCTGCTGGAGCTTGAAGACGAAGAGGAACAAGAGGGAGGTCTAGGACCGGAGACatcagaggagaaacaggaggtgaaggaagaaacagagaaggaggtgaaagaggaCAAGAAGGAGGAGTGTAGGCAAGAGGACCTGGAGAAGGACACAAAAGAGGAGGTGACAACAGTGGACGAGGACAGTGAGGATGAAGGGAAAGAGACAGTGGAGGACAGAAAGGAGATGAACAAGGAGAGACGAGAGACCAGGATCGTGATCGGAGAAGAAGTCGGGGACGAGTGGAAGATAAAGAGCAGGACAGAAGGAGTAGAGGCtgatagagaggaggaggaggacgggaTGGACAAGAGCTGA
- the si:dkey-23o4.6 gene encoding retinol dehydrogenase 13, protein MRAAAPGGFLVLPWPGGSGGSDPETEPGEEGRGGLLLRCGAVLGLAVICMAVLRRWIAGGVCRCSVRLDGKTVLITGANTGIGKETSRDLARRGARVVMACRDLTRAERAAEEIRRTTGNGNVVIRHLDLASMYSVQQFAKDFLDSEDRLDILINNAGVMMCPKWLTEDGFETQLAVNHLGHFLLTNLLLPKLKSSAPSRVVNVSSIAHRGGRIDFDDLFFSRRPYSSLESYRQSKLANILFTRELARRLAGSGVTTFCLHPGVIWTELGRHVQGWLPLLGALLSLPSLLLMKTPTQGCQTTVYCAVTPGLEGQSGRYFSDCAEKETAPEGQDDAVARKLWEESARLVGLKDMC, encoded by the exons ATGAGAGCTGCAGCTCCGGGAGGTTTTCTGGTGCTCCCGTGGCCTGGGGGCAGCGGGGGGTCGGACCCGGAGACGGAGCCGGGGGAGGAGGGCCGGGGGGGTCTGCTGCTGAGATGTGGAGCTGTACTGGGACTCGCTGTGATCT gtatgGCGGTGTTGAGGAGGTGGATTGCAGGTGGAGTGTGTCGTTGTTCGGTTCGTCTGGATGGGAAGACGGTTCTGATCACCGGAGCAAACACCGGCATCGGCAAAGAGACGAGTCGAGACCTGGCACGCAGAG GGGCCCGGGTGGTGATGGCGTGCAGGGACCTGACCCGGGCGGAGCGGGCGGCGGAGGAGATCCGGCGGACGACAGGAAACGGTAACGTGGTGATCAGACACCTGGACCTCGCCTCCATGTACTCTGTCCAACAGTTCGCTAAAGACTTCCTGGACAGTGAAGACAGACTGGACATCCTGATCAACAATGCAG GAGTGATGATGTGTCCAAAATGGCTGACAGAAGACGGTTTTGAGACTCAGCTGGCCGTCAATCACCTGGGTCACTTCCTGCTGACCAATCTGCTGCTGCCGAAGTTGAAGAGCTCCGCCCCCAGCCGAGTGGTCAACGTATCCTCCATTGCGCACCGCGGGG GTCGTATCGACTTTGATGACCTGTTCTTCAGCAGGCGTCCATACAGTTCTCTGGAGAGTTACCGACAGAGCAAACTGGCCAACATCCTGTTCACCAGAGAACTTGCCCGACGACTCGCAG GTTCTGGAGTGACCACGTTCTGTCTCCACCCGGGTGTGATCTGGACCGAACTGGGTCGTCACGTTCAGGGCTGGCTCCCCCTGCTGGGGGCGCTGCTGAGCCTCCCCTCCCTGCTGCTCATGAAGACTCCCACTCAGGGCTGTCAGACCACTGTTTACTGCGCTGTGACACCTGGTCTGGAGGGACAATCCGGGCGATACTTCAG